From a region of the Abyssisolibacter fermentans genome:
- a CDS encoding IS30 family transposase, whose product MNHNKNNNINNRKNKYLTEKERYQIEGYIKIGKIPKEIAFLIGKSVRTIQREIKRGTVELLNSDLTKKLVYCADVAHEKYLRNRCNKGANLKIGDNHKLCEYIESKIIKEKYSPDAVIGEIKANKLKFKTTICTKTLYNYIDKGIFLELTNKHLPVKYKKKRSYRKIRKVSLNNKKGRSIVERPKSVDLRNTIGHWEMDCVVGQKKDKQVLLVLTERCTRLTLIRKMKSKTQQEVGKALNSLEREYGSKFKKIFKTITMDNGNEFVNQEIIEKSCRLKSKRTTAYYAHPYSSWERGSNENANKLIRRFIPKGKKISCYTKKEIGKIQQWVNNYPRRILDYMSSSQYYEHKLSK is encoded by the coding sequence AATCACAATAAAAATAATAACATAAATAACAGGAAAAATAAATATCTAACAGAAAAAGAACGCTACCAAATTGAGGGATATATTAAAATCGGTAAGATACCAAAAGAAATTGCATTTCTCATTGGAAAAAGTGTACGAACAATTCAAAGAGAAATTAAAAGAGGTACTGTTGAATTGTTGAACAGTGATTTGACTAAGAAATTAGTATACTGTGCTGATGTAGCTCATGAAAAATATCTACGTAATAGATGTAACAAAGGAGCTAATCTTAAAATTGGAGATAATCACAAATTATGTGAGTATATAGAATCTAAGATAATTAAAGAAAAATATTCACCTGATGCTGTAATTGGTGAAATAAAAGCTAATAAACTTAAATTTAAAACAACAATATGTACAAAAACATTGTATAACTATATTGATAAGGGAATATTTCTTGAATTAACAAATAAACATTTACCTGTTAAGTATAAAAAGAAGCGTAGCTACCGTAAAATACGTAAAGTTTCACTTAATAATAAAAAGGGTAGAAGCATTGTAGAAAGACCTAAATCGGTAGATTTAAGAAATACCATAGGTCATTGGGAAATGGATTGTGTAGTTGGACAAAAAAAGGATAAACAAGTATTGCTTGTTTTAACTGAACGTTGTACAAGATTGACTTTAATAAGGAAAATGAAAAGTAAGACTCAGCAAGAAGTTGGTAAAGCATTGAATTCACTTGAGAGAGAATATGGCAGTAAGTTTAAAAAAATTTTTAAGACTATAACCATGGATAATGGTAATGAGTTCGTTAATCAAGAAATAATAGAAAAATCATGCAGATTAAAAAGTAAAAGAACTACTGCATATTACGCTCATCCATATAGTTCATGGGAAAGAGGTAGTAACGAAAATGCAAATAAGTTAATTCGTAGATTTATACCAAAGGGTAAAAAGATAAGTTGTTATACAAAGAAAGAGATAGGAAAGATTCAACAGTGGGTAAATAATTATCCAAGAAGAATTTTAGACTACATGAGTTCATCACAATATTATGAACATAAATTATCAAAATAA